The DNA sequence taataaacacattttcatcaacaCATATTCAACTTCATTCTTTGACAGAGATTCATCTTCTGTTATCTTATCTGTCTGCTTTACTCTTTTGACAGAGGACTTAAACATGTTCTTCCTATGTGATATGTTGTTATTTGAATAGGTATCAGAGGCTCAACAGCGACGTTAGCCGCTATATCAGCTATGGGAGACATGAAGGGAATGAATTCTACTACAATGACACCCTGAAGATGCTGTCTGTTTCATACTTTTGTgagctaaaacacaaacattaagcATTATTCATGCCACTGATCTTTTGTCACTGCAGTGTGATGACCTGATGATCATTGTTTTCCTTCCAGCTCATGACGAGCAGCCACTGACAGTAGTGCATTACCACTGTAATCCAAATCAGTCCGCTTCTTTCATCCGGGACCAGAGCCTCAGCGCTGAGGAGCCCCTGCAGATCTGGGTGGAGAGCCCCTGTGCTTGTCCAAATGCCTGTGCAATGGGAGATCTGGGTCTAGGCACCatcttcctcatcatcctctCCCTCAGTCTTGCTGCATACTTCATCCTTGGTAATgctatttatacatatttaccCAAGATAATGCCACtaaagcaaagtgaaaaaaatgagtCTAGGATGAATGTGTTTCCTGTTCCAGTAATCTACAGTCAATAAGTATAATGTAAACTATAAAACAGCATATTGTTCGACCACCATGGACTCCATGGAAAACTTTACTGCTTTGAGTTAAAAATGTAAGGAGGCAtctgtatttatatagcacctttcaggTGCAAAAACACCACTCTTCAGGATGGTGTAACAGAACACAGTATGCATACACcaagttaaaaatgtcttcttctggTACCATGAATGAGCAAGTGatattaaagatttaaaatgtgctcAGCAAGTTTAATGGCAATTAAACCTTAACTACTGTTTACTAGTTTACTACTGCATAGAATGGTGTAGATTGTACTCCTTAAACTAGGAAATCagtaagcatttttttttagaatgtgttttcagttaaatgtctaAAATCAGGTCTGTGGTTGCTCCAGGCCTAAGGTTTTCTTCTACAATGTAAAATTCATCAccggaggaagctgcatgtcatctgataaactgactccagtgatgtcactcagtggctataTTGCTTAGTACTGTTGTTCTTGACCTGGTgcatacattacccacaatgcaactgaaccactgagtgacatcactagaggcCATTTATCAGGTGACACGCACTCTGGGGCCACAGAAGGCTTAACACTGCTGCCTTCACAGAAGCAGTGGTACTCCctgagacctgtaaacacacttttatgtggaaaattggtggaattacccttaaagaaaacacaatgcacTCAACTCAGATCTCCACATGGACAATTTCGAGGAAGACGGCCTCATTCAGCGTGTATTGTGGCAATTTAattataaatatacacacatggGGTTAACAGATGACCACAACCTGCCCTATACGTACCTCCAACAGTGCCTGTGTAATGTAGTTCACTGAAACTGTGGGTTTTAACCACTAATGATTGATCATCATGATTACAAACAATTACAAACTTTAATTTATCGTGTACCACCTCCTCACGCGGTACAAATCTTGATCTGGCTTGATCTGGCTGTATTTATTTTGGAAGCAAGTGAAAGATAGACACAACTTGGTtacaaagttttttgttttatttcttattattcaACACATCTGTTTGCAGGATGGATGGTAATGTAATGTAGTTGTGGCTATGCAGATCTTTAACCTTCCTCAGACTGTCAGACTCCTGAGTTCATCCTCTGCACCCTGCCATAAAAAAATACCAATGTAGGTATGAATCCAGCCTGCggacaggcattaagaataaccATAAAGAAATTACCAATCCTCTGATGGTCTCATGTGCTTATGTAgatcatatagaggcatcaatATTAGATTGAGACcatttcataaccagttaaaagttcttTTTCGAACATTTAGGGAACGGCACTGAACACTTCCAGGACatattttgtgtaaatgtgtgtccTTTTTGACACACCTTGTAATGGACCAACATGTTGCTTTACAACCCTTCTAACTCACATTTGACTGTATGCTTTGCCTCAAACCAACCAGATGGCACTCCAGCTTTGGAAAAAAGACTTAATCATCTTCATTCCTGATTTTTGCTGGATTtcttcaatttattttttaagactagccttttttcatgttgtcatgttgtcatgttgttAGGGGTTGATAGGGTAAGTCAGATTTCATTTCTACGTGACTTTCATCAATTCTCCACTGTGTCGATAGGTTCCTGTGCTCTGAGGCCTTCCCGGAACAGCAGTGGAGTCCAGATCTCTCCTGAGCACAGCGTGTGGTGTATGATCTGCTACCTCTGTGCAGAGAGAAGGCCTACAAGACACTATACAGGCATGACACACTGTGACAGATAAGCAGCTACACACCTCTGGAACACTGCAAGAAGGCTCagtatgagcgtgtgtgtgtgtgtgtgtgtgtgtgtgtttgtgtgccttttTGGATCGTTTTGTGTCCatacttttaatacatttacaaacattaaAGATATTTGTCACACATTATTCATGAAGAACTTTGAATGGAATAATCGTCATAAAGGTGTAAATCCTACAAGACCTTTTGATGATATGTCCTGATAAGGAAACTGAGAACTGATGattaagttttagttttttcttaCATGTTTAGACAAAAAGTTGTTGTGTATGTAAAtagcaaataaaaatgatttattgtaaAGACAGGATGTATGAAATGTCCTTATTACATTGAAAATGAATaactttttcttgtttgaaaTACTCATAGGTGATCATCTGTGGGTCTTTTGCAGAAGTGGAATATTttctacatttgtttgattataatttataattaatTTGATAATACACCcatcaggcataacattatgaccactgacaggtgacatgaataacactgatctcttcatcatggcacctgttagtAGGTGGGATATATTAGacagcaagtgaacatgttgttCTCAAAGATGATGTGTtggaagcaggaaaaatgggcaagcACAAGAATTTGAATGCATTTGATAAGGACCAAACTGAGATGGCAAGATGACTGTGTCACAGCATCTCCAAAACTCCAGCTTGTGTGGGGTGTTCCCGGTCTGCAGAGGTCAGTATCTATTAAAAGTGGTCTAAGGTAGGAACAGTGGTGAACTGGCGACAGGGTCATGGGTGGCCAAGGCTCACTGATGCATGTGGGGAATGAGGGCTGGCCCAAGTGGTCTGCTCCAACAGATCTGTTGCTCACATTGTTGAAGAAGTTAATTTTGGTTCTGATAGAAAGGTGTCACAATACACAGTGTATCACAGTTTGTTGCATATGGGGCTGTATAGCCAGAGACCAGTCTGGGTGAGGTAgtgagcatcagaactggaccacaGAGAAATAGAAGAAGGTGGCCTGGTCTGATGAATCACGTGGATGGCCGGGTCAGTATGTGTGTCGCTTACCTGGGgagcacatggcaccaggatgcactaTGTGAAGAAGGCAAGCTGGCTgaggcagtgtgatgctttgggcaatgttctgctgggaaaccctGGGTTctgccatccatgtggatgttactttgACATGTGCCACCTACCTAAGCATTACTGCAGATCATGTCCACCCTTTCATGGAGAGAGTATTTcctgatggctgtggcctctttcaaCAGGATAATGTGCCATgccataaaacaaaaaggtttcaggaatggtttgaggagcacaGCAACAAATTGaggtgttgacttggcctccAAAACTCCCGGATCTCAATCCAGtcgagcatctgtgggatgtgctggacaaacaagtctgatccatggaggccccacctcaCAACTTAGAGGATAAaggatctgctgctaacatcttggtgccagataccacagcacaccttcaggggtcttgtggagtccatgcctcaAAGCAGGGACGTGCACAGACATTTGGAGGGGCTATTGCTCTAACCTGGAGAAAGGGCACCACGCCAtactatttgtttgttttgtttggaccGTCAGATCTGACATTGCATTCACACATTTGTAAGTAATCAATTATGAGTGTAAAGTCTTTtcttgtttatctttttatagTGATATTTATAGCATATTTCTCCTCATAACACTGTTGACATGACCCTTTTATAGTAACTCACTAACACTCAGCTTATCACCCTCATTATGTAGGCTACCTGTCT is a window from the Acanthopagrus latus isolate v.2019 chromosome 5, fAcaLat1.1, whole genome shotgun sequence genome containing:
- the LOC119019899 gene encoding uncharacterized protein LOC119019899 isoform X1, translated to MSLQTVLLRLSVGFVMFSLARSPQPKRSGCFKVNPCKCIMKDGSGVINLKAMGDADGFLGRLKPMSAENMPVSAEILLTFSPCQPFSLPEDLTGADCTNIAACLIVRNSWAPGINVHVWENGSGMFFRLRYQRLNSDVSRYISYGRHEGNEFYYNDTLKMLSVSYFSHDEQPLTVVHYHCNPNQSASFIRDQSLSAEEPLQIWVESPCACPNACAMGDLGLGTIFLIILSLSLAAYFILGSCALRPSRNSSGVQISPEHSVWCMICYLCAERRPTRHYTGMTHCDR
- the LOC119019899 gene encoding uncharacterized protein LOC119019899 isoform X2, which gives rise to MSLQTVLLRLSVGFVMFSLARSPQPKRSGCFKVNPCKCIMKDGSGVINLKAMGDADGFLGRLKPMSAENMPVSAEILLTFSPCQPFSLPEDLTGADCTNIAACLIVRYQRLNSDVSRYISYGRHEGNEFYYNDTLKMLSVSYFSHDEQPLTVVHYHCNPNQSASFIRDQSLSAEEPLQIWVESPCACPNACAMGDLGLGTIFLIILSLSLAAYFILGSCALRPSRNSSGVQISPEHSVWCMICYLCAERRPTRHYTGMTHCDR